CCGGTTGTTGGAAATGCTCGATAACGAACTGCAAAATGAGCAGGGGGCCGTTATCCAGCAGCACGAACGCAAAATGCATGAAATTGCGGAAGCGAAATCGCGGGAGATTTTGGTGACCGCCATTCAGCGCTATGCCGCCAGCCATACGGCTGAAACTACCACCAGCACCGTCGACATTCCCAACGACGAAATGAAAGGCCGCATCATCGGCCGCGAAGGCCGCAACATTCGCGCCTTCGAAAAAGCCACCGGCGTGGATGTCATCATTGATGATACCCCCGGCGTGGTCATTATCAGCGGTTTCGATCCTGTGCGCCGCGAAATCGCCAAAACGGCTTTGGCAAAGCTCATTGCCGACGGCCGCATCCATCCCTCGCGGATTGACGAAGTGGTGAACGAAACACAGGCCGAAATGGAGCAGCATATTCAAAAGTTCGGCGAAGAAGCCGTGCAAGAAGCCGAAGTCGGCCGGCTCAATCCGAAAATTGTCCACTTGTTAGGCCGGCTGCGCTTCCGCACCAGCTACAGCCAAAACGTGCTGCGGCATTCCATCGAAGTGGCGTTCCTGGCCGGCATGTTGGCTGAGGAAGTGGGCTTAGACGGCAATCTGGCCCGACGGTGTGGCTTACTGCACGATATTGGCAAGGCCGCCGATCACGAGGCCGAGGGCGGTCACCCCAAAATCGGCGCCGAATTGCTCAAGCGCTATGGCGAAGGGCCGGAAGTCGTCCATGCAGCGCTGGGTCACCACGACGATATCCGCATCGATCATCCTTACACCGTACTGGTCGCGGCCGCCGATGCCTGCAGTGCTTCTCGGCCTGGAGCCCGCCGCGAAACCCTGGAGCGGTACATTAAGCGGATGGAAGAATTGGAATCGATCGCCAAAAACTTTCCCGGCGTGGAGCAGGCGTTCGCCATTCAAGCCGGCCGCGAATTGCGCGTGATCGCCAGTTCCAAAGACACTACCGATCAATCGGCTGCCAAGGTCTGCCGCGACATCGCCAACGCCTTCGAGCAGCAGCTTACCTATCCCGGCGAAATTAAAGTTACCATGATTCGGGAAACCCGAGTGACG
This Pirellulales bacterium DNA region includes the following protein-coding sequences:
- the rny gene encoding ribonuclease Y translates to MPSEAVVVIIVAVLAAGLTFAMVRLLDRLTRRDAETEAKRIVEEANRNVENRKKEAELEIKEHAIQQKAAGEKELSQMRQELHERERSLDKRQDAAEQQAEQMRKQEKMVETTQRKLAERIEDTNRRNEDLQKLLDLQRQTLHQLSGLSREEASRRLLEMLDNELQNEQGAVIQQHERKMHEIAEAKSREILVTAIQRYAASHTAETTTSTVDIPNDEMKGRIIGREGRNIRAFEKATGVDVIIDDTPGVVIISGFDPVRREIAKTALAKLIADGRIHPSRIDEVVNETQAEMEQHIQKFGEEAVQEAEVGRLNPKIVHLLGRLRFRTSYSQNVLRHSIEVAFLAGMLAEEVGLDGNLARRCGLLHDIGKAADHEAEGGHPKIGAELLKRYGEGPEVVHAALGHHDDIRIDHPYTVLVAAADACSASRPGARRETLERYIKRMEELESIAKNFPGVEQAFAIQAGRELRVIASSKDTTDQSAAKVCRDIANAFEQQLTYPGEIKVTMIRETRVTELAR